A window from Cydia amplana chromosome 12, ilCydAmpl1.1, whole genome shotgun sequence encodes these proteins:
- the LOC134653130 gene encoding probable RNA 3'-terminal phosphate cyclase-like protein has translation MPATVQNDTLVYKGSNFFRQRLLLSTLSGRSVRIEDIRSSHDDPGLREYEVSLIRLLDKVTNGTRVELSETGTSVFYQPGILIGGQVTHNCSTQRGIGYYLEILLALGPFCKEPLNAVLQGVTHHNLDVSVDKVKAAALPILLKFILVDDGLELKVVRRGAPPLGGGEVVFRCPVRRGVRPLQWTSWGLVKRIRGVVYALRVSPTMANRVVEAAKGVMLKFLPDVYINTDQCRGPNAGKSPGFGVSLVAETNEKTFYCTEAKSLEAGSGETTLPEDLGRECAQTLLDEVYRGGCVDSALQWLVALWMALGQKDVSVCVVGPLSEYTITFLQHLKEFFGVMFKLEVLRADDDDDSDDDTSTAQRVKMTCVGIGYVNISKRTL, from the exons ATGCCAGCCACAGTACAAAACGACACTCTTGTATACAAAGGAAGTAATTTCTTCCGGCAGCGGTTGCTGTTATCCACTCTAAGTGGTCGTTCCGTGAGGATAGAAGACATCCGGAGTTCACACGACGATCCTGGGTTGCGGGAGTACGAAGTGAGCTTGATACGGCTGCTGGACAAAGTGACGAACGGCACCAGGGTGGAGTTGAGTGAAACGGGCACGTCCGTGTTTTACCAGCCGGGAATTCTGATCGGAGGACAGGTCACACATAATTGTAGCACACAAAGAGGCATAG GTTACTATTTAGAAATCCTGCTAGCACTGGGCCCATTCTGCAAGGAGCCACTGAATGCTGTGCTGCAAGGAGTGACCCACCACAACCTGGATGTATCGGTAGACAAGGTGAAGGCAGCAGCGCTGCCTATATTGCTGAAGTTTATATTGGTGGATGATGGACTGGAACTGAAGGTGGTTCGGAGAG GAGCGCCACCTCTCGGCGGCGGCGAGGTGGTATTCCGCTGTCCCGTGCGGCGCGGCGTGCGCCCACTACAGTGGACCAGTTGGGGTCTTGTCAAGCGGATCCGCGGTGTCGTATACGCGCTGCGCGTTTCACCTACCATGGCCAACCGAGTGGTTGAGGCAGCTAAAGGG GTCATGCTCAAATTCCTGCCCGATGTGTACATCAACACAGACCAGTGCCGCGGCCCCAACGCGGGCAAGAGCCCCGGCTTCGGCGTCAGCTTGGTGGCCGAGACTAATGAAAAAACTTTCTACTGTACTGAAGCA aaatCGTTAGAAGCTGGCAGCGGCGAGACAACGCTACCCGAGGACTTAGGCCGCGAGTGCGCCCAGACACTGTTGGACGAGGTCTACCGCGGCGGCTGTGTGGACTCGGCCTTACAGTGGCTCGTGGCGCTGTGGATGGCGCTCGGACAGAAGGACGTCAGTGTGTGTGTG GTGGGCCCCCTCTCCGAGTACACCATCACCTTCCTCCAACACCTGAAAGAGTTCTTCGGCGTCATGTTCAAACTAGAAGTGTTACGagccgatgatgatgatgacagcgATGACGACACGTCGACGGCGCAGCGCGTTAAGATGACGTGTGTCGGCATCGGTTATGTTAATATTAGTAAGAGGACGTTGTAG